From the Mesotoga prima MesG1.Ag.4.2 genome, the window CAAACTCTCTGCGACGCAGGATGATAGTAGTGTTCATGGTGTTTGTTATACCGCAGATGCCTATGAAGCCAACTATTGCAATAAGCCCGTACACTAGGGTTGAAAGTGTGCTGATCGCGTCTTCAGCCTCTTTCTTGTATTCACTGTATGAGATGAAGGTAGAGTTCCTGTATCTGTCGGCGATCTCTTCGATTGTTGATTCGAGAGCTTCAGCGTCGCTTCCCCTTCGAAGGTATATATCTACATACGAGTAGTGGTCCATGTAGTCCATCATGGTGAGATGGACATTGCCGTTCTCAGGCCTGAAAACCTCAATTATCTTCTCGCTGCATGCCGCAACAAGTATTCCGCCCTCGACCGTGTAGCCGACGACTGATGGCAGCTCCTGCACCACAGCGGCAACGACGAACTCCGAGGCGACGGGAACTTGTACCATAGACTCGTTCAGATAGTACGTCTTGAGCAAAACTCTGTCTCCTGCCTCGATTCCGTGCTTGTTGCTGTTTTCTATGTCGATAATGATTACCGGTTCGGAAGTTGCTCTCGTCAAATCTATCGATCCCGAAATGACTTTCGTCTTCATCAGCTCGATACCGAGATCGTTGTAAGCGAGGAGAGCCATGAACATTCCGCTATTATCAACTATTGTCGCGCGCATTCCAGCCTCAGGGGTGGAGAAGGTTGCGAATGACTTGTTATCAAGGTCGCGGTCTTCCCATTCGGTGAGCAGTCTTCCCGTAATGAACTTCGCAGCCGCTACTGTCTGTACATCTTCAAATGAGAGTATCTCTTCGATCGTTTCCTCATCGGGTCCGTCATCGTACATGCTTGCCACTCTTATTGAGAAATCCGACTTCACAACGCCCCGCGCAATTCTCTCAGTATCGAAGTTTGCGGCAAAGTACGAGAAGGCTATGAAAAGAGTTGCCGCCATCGTCATTGAAATGACAGAAATAATCGTCGTGCGAAGATTTCTCCTCATGTTTCTTTTCGCAAGTTTCAACGGGATCTTCTCTCCAAACGAACTTTGTCCTTTAACGATCCCTCTGACTTCGAAGTCAGAGGGTTCGACACCGTACTGTCTCATCGCCTCTACGGGTGAGACTTTCCCCGCCCTTAGTGCGGGAATAAGAGAAGATACGACTACCGACAGGAATCCGAGAATGGCTCCAAGTAAGAGTGATAGGGGTGAAATCATGGTTGCGAAGCCGCCTAGCCCCGTAAGCTGAGATCCCGCATAGAGCGCTATGGCGAAGGAAAGCAAAACGCCTGTCGCCAGTCCTAAGGGAATACCAACAAGACTTACGAGGATCGATTCTCGGAAGACGACCTTCCTTATCTGTGCGGGAGTGGCACCGGCCGCCCTGAGAAGCCCGAATTCACGTATTCTTTCGAGAACGGATATTTGTACGGTGTTATAGATAGAGACCATTGAAGCCACTGCGACGAGCAGTCCCAGAACGACGGCCGGCCAGTTGACGGGAGATAGGTTCTCAAGAAAGTAGATCAACGAACCGTTGTAAGTTGTCTTATCTCTTATTTCGAGATCCGAGGCAACCTTCAGTGCGGCAACTCTTATTCCGTTGTTTGGTGCTTCAACGGTGAAATAGGCGTTCTTCACCACTCTCGACTCTTCAGAAATCTCTGAAAACTCCTCAGGTGAGATTTCCACAAAGGCCTTTGACATTGCACTCTCCTGTCTAGCCTTTGATACTATCCCTACTACTTCATAGGTACGTTTCTTGCCTCCAATATCAAGTGAGACCATTTGGCCGGTTTCCGGAGTGATTCCCAGAAGCTGTGCCGAAAATGAGTCTAACGCTATCTCTCCAGGCCTTTCCGGGAGACGGCCTTCTTTTACACTCTTTCCTCTCAGGTTGAGCGTCAGCTCATTGGCCTCTTCAATAAACAGAGAAGCCCTTTCTTCGGGGAATTCAATTGTTCCGGCTATTTTCTGAATACCCAGCTCTTCAATCAAAACATGTATCTTCAGGTCCATGAGCTCAGATTCACTTGTCTCCACTACTTTGCCATGGTATCTCCCCACAGAGTTCTCCATGCTCTGGAGCTCCGAAGCTTCGATGCTTTCGAAAGTGATCATGATTGCGGTTATGAAGGCTACGGCAAGGGCCACTCCCAGGAGTGTGTACAACGTTCTCCTAAGTCGTCTCGAAAGGTACTTTCTGCTTAGTTCTGTATAACGTTTCATACCTTCTGACCTCCCAGGGCCGAAGAAAAGACGTTGCCCACGTCTGTATTCGAGTAGTCCGAAACGATCTCGCCGTCCTCCAGGGTGATTATTCTGTTGGCTCTTTCTGCAATATCCTCTTCATGAGTCACTATTACGAGAGTCTGGTGGAATTTCCTCGCGCTTATTTTAAGCAGGTCCATGACTTCCTGGCTCGTCTTGCTGTCGAGATTTCCTGTCGGTTCGTCGGCAAAGACGATTGCCGGTTTCGTTATGAGAGCCCTGGCTATGGCCACCCTTTGTTGCTGGCCGCCTGAAAGGGCAGACGGGAGGTGACCGACCCTGTCTTCTAGTTTCATAAGCCTTATGAGTTCGTTCAGATAGGGCTCATCGACCTTTCTTTCGTCCAGGATCAGCGGGAGTTCTATGTTTTCCCTGGCAGTCAGGACGGGAATCAGGTTGAAAAACTGAAAGACAAACCCGATTCTTCTTCTTCTGAAGATCGAAAGTTGCGTA encodes:
- a CDS encoding ABC transporter ATP-binding protein, whose translation is MEVLKTTGLRKVYGSGANAVTALKGAELSVEEGEFIAIVGPSGSGKSTLLHLLAGLDRPTAGSVHIDGKNLYAMTDTQLSIFRRRRIGFVFQFFNLIPVLTARENIELPLILDERKVDEPYLNELIRLMKLEDRVGHLPSALSGGQQQRVAIARALITKPAIVFADEPTGNLDSKTSQEVMDLLKISARKFHQTLVIVTHEEDIAERANRIITLEDGEIVSDYSNTDVGNVFSSALGGQKV
- a CDS encoding FtsX-like permease family protein gives rise to the protein MKRYTELSRKYLSRRLRRTLYTLLGVALAVAFITAIMITFESIEASELQSMENSVGRYHGKVVETSESELMDLKIHVLIEELGIQKIAGTIEFPEERASLFIEEANELTLNLRGKSVKEGRLPERPGEIALDSFSAQLLGITPETGQMVSLDIGGKKRTYEVVGIVSKARQESAMSKAFVEISPEEFSEISEESRVVKNAYFTVEAPNNGIRVAALKVASDLEIRDKTTYNGSLIYFLENLSPVNWPAVVLGLLVAVASMVSIYNTVQISVLERIREFGLLRAAGATPAQIRKVVFRESILVSLVGIPLGLATGVLLSFAIALYAGSQLTGLGGFATMISPLSLLLGAILGFLSVVVSSLIPALRAGKVSPVEAMRQYGVEPSDFEVRGIVKGQSSFGEKIPLKLAKRNMRRNLRTTIISVISMTMAATLFIAFSYFAANFDTERIARGVVKSDFSIRVASMYDDGPDEETIEEILSFEDVQTVAAAKFITGRLLTEWEDRDLDNKSFATFSTPEAGMRATIVDNSGMFMALLAYNDLGIELMKTKVISGSIDLTRATSEPVIIIDIENSNKHGIEAGDRVLLKTYYLNESMVQVPVASEFVVAAVVQELPSVVGYTVEGGILVAACSEKIIEVFRPENGNVHLTMMDYMDHYSYVDIYLRRGSDAEALESTIEEIADRYRNSTFISYSEYKKEAEDAISTLSTLVYGLIAIVGFIGICGITNTMNTTIILRRREFGILRAVGMTGKQLKAMLTYEGLIFGFISAISSVVLGLILSYTVYSLLRSEMSHLNWSIPWMGIVLAVAGAIGAGILTTLASSRKVTSLSITESIRTIE